In one Chryseobacterium camelliae genomic region, the following are encoded:
- the fabG gene encoding 3-oxoacyl-ACP reductase FabG, translating to MKCAIVTGGSRGIGRAICLKLAEEKNYHLLINYTSNEAAAKETLAAIEELGTTGEILKFDVGNAEETQKVLTEWQEKNPNSVVEVIVNNAGITRDGLFMWMPSEDWNSVINTSLNGFYNVTNFFIQKLLRNKYGRIINMVSVSGVKGTAGQTNYSAAKGALVGATKALAQEVAKRNITVNAVAPGFIRTDMTQDFNEDELKAMIPANRFGEAEEVADLVAFLASRKASYITGEVININGGIYS from the coding sequence ATGAAATGTGCTATTGTAACAGGAGGCTCCAGAGGAATCGGAAGAGCAATCTGTTTGAAACTCGCAGAAGAAAAAAATTATCATCTCCTTATCAACTACACTTCTAATGAAGCGGCGGCAAAAGAAACTTTGGCTGCAATTGAAGAACTGGGAACAACCGGGGAAATTCTGAAATTTGATGTTGGAAATGCTGAAGAAACTCAAAAGGTATTAACAGAATGGCAGGAGAAAAATCCAAATTCAGTGGTTGAAGTTATTGTAAATAATGCGGGAATCACAAGAGACGGGCTATTTATGTGGATGCCTAGTGAAGACTGGAATTCTGTGATCAATACAAGTTTAAATGGTTTTTATAACGTTACTAATTTCTTTATTCAGAAATTGTTACGTAACAAATACGGAAGAATTATCAATATGGTTTCGGTTTCCGGAGTGAAAGGTACTGCCGGACAAACCAATTATTCTGCTGCAAAAGGAGCTTTGGTAGGAGCGACAAAAGCGTTGGCTCAGGAAGTGGCAAAGAGAAATATTACGGTAAATGCAGTGGCACCCGGATTTATCAGAACAGACATGACGCAGGATTTTAATGAAGATGAATTAAAAGCCATGATTCCTGCAAACAGATTTGGAGAAGCCGAAGAAGTGGCAGATTTAGTTGCATTTTTGGCATCAAGAAAAGCTTCTTACATTACGGGAGAGGTAATTAATATCAATGGTGGAATTTATTCATAA